The Capsicum annuum cultivar UCD-10X-F1 chromosome 1, UCD10Xv1.1, whole genome shotgun sequence sequence gtccgagcaacatatcAATTTTCTAAGCATAATTGTGATTTGAACACATAGTTTGATGGAAAAAAAGTGAGTTACTAAAACCAATTCTGCTTCTTGCAAGATCAAATTCAACAAGGTTGTCCTGCATTTGATACCCACCAATAACAATTGCTTGTCCTGATACTTTTTTCCTTTCAACAAATGCTAGACATATAACATCGTTACTAACTTTTATTAACGAATTCGCTCCAATAATCGTCCAATAAACGTTTGCCTTCTGGAATACGAGGTTAATTTCAGGTGCATTGTAACCTAGTCGTGACATGCCAATATATGTCGAGTTGAAACATGTTTTAAAAGGTTGCACTGCAGGTACTTTTTTCACCTCTTTCGACATTTCACTCACAAAACTTTTACTTACAACATCGTAAATAGAAGCCTCCAATTCAGTATAAGGAATGGCCGTGCTGATTCTCGTTCCACCTTCTTCATTTTCATCCAAGGTGAGTAACGTCTTATTTAATCGCAAATTTTTTCCGTTAATTCTAACGGAAGAAACTTGAATGTAATATTCTGGGGAAGCGCGATTGATACGTACATAATGTGGGTAGGTTATGGTAAAATAACGCGGTTGGGTGATTATAGGTGTGTAGATTAGATCTCGCGATGCATCATATGCAAGGCTAATGAAATAAGGGCTATGGCCGATGAAAATTACGCCATTTCGTTTAGTTGATGAGCTCAAACAAATGGCGAATTGTCTgctgaatttaaaatttgatgcAAGTTGAG is a genomic window containing:
- the LOC107856078 gene encoding probable aspartic proteinase GIP2; protein product: MKLFPMSSSRFYLFHFCFLLITSTSLSKSNFQPKTLFLLVKKDPSSLQYITKIHQRTPLVPLKLAIHIGGESLWVDCENGYKSSTYNPARCNSRQCSLARSTSCGNCYGNNTTRPGCNNNACYNVVTSPNSYTDGEIADDVLSIQSINGSIPGPIATVPNFIFSCAASNLTQNLGKNVKGMVGFGQQSPVSFATQLASNFKFSRQFAICLSSSTKRNGVIFIGHSPYFISLAYDASRDLIYTPIITQPRYFTITYPHYVRINRASPEYYIQVSSVRINGKNLRLNKTLLTLDENEEGGTRISTAIPYTELEASIYDVVSKSFVSEMSKEVKKVPAVQPFKTCFNSTYIGMSRLGYNAPEINLVFQKANVYWTIIGANSLIKVSNDVICLAFVERKKVSGQAIVIGGYQMQDNLVEFDLARSRIGFSNSLFFHQTMCSNHNYA